The following proteins are encoded in a genomic region of Bernardetia sp. MNP-M8:
- a CDS encoding GAF domain-containing protein, whose amino-acid sequence MNIKHLKISQKLAILFSGLFVMLLLHYFLVFKLDNNILDDGTKLDIAQRNGMSIQQAIFYLRNVVDGNQQTDLNDLSNRVSSINSNLDILQNGGIYKARFDEEIEVKPISEEINNQLVSFQRLWKEFDKRFTKIRTTSQLHHDSVLVYYIPESKSSLINQLPAEENLFSLGDLGGLDGGLDDLGDLSLSFDDNTANTALSINYRKMEYQFDNVLNGNIAPDVNFIIRNAEKLILLNKNLENSLSTRLYYDQIRLRYWMVALFLINAIGIGLGYWFVVTTSLHPLLKIRQLINRLAAGDISRTLLARSHDEVGNLIQDLSRFSQGLEHITEFATQVGKGNFDEDFEVRSKKDTLGYALLEMRDDLKQNAEEDKRRNWANEGTAKFSDILRQHAQDMQALSYQLISNLVHYLEANQGGIYSLEKEGDEKEAKAHLVLKAAYAYNKQKFIQQSIPIEQGLLGQAVMEKGHLYFNQISSDYIRLTSGLGEATPSYLLIVPLISNNEVHGVIEIASFHPIEEYQLAFVIKLSESIAATLANVRSNERTKLLLEESQMYAEQMRAQEEEMRQSMEELTTTQEELERIQRDLRERLANYEGVVNSTKSMILALDEEYNIKVLNRSYAAMLRRLKGTEVPNGSNILEILTQEQLEYWKPYYERALGGESFTMVSNIKNSEFEDLYYELEFFPLIATSGKITGFAIVNREVTSLNPVRFTEYEDIVPIE is encoded by the coding sequence AATATTTTAGATGATGGAACAAAATTAGATATTGCACAGCGCAATGGAATGTCAATTCAGCAAGCTATTTTTTATCTAAGAAATGTTGTAGATGGTAATCAACAAACTGACCTAAACGACCTTAGCAACCGAGTAAGTTCTATTAATTCGAATTTAGACATTCTTCAAAATGGAGGAATATACAAAGCTCGCTTTGATGAAGAAATTGAAGTAAAACCTATTTCTGAAGAAATTAATAATCAATTAGTTTCCTTTCAACGTCTTTGGAAAGAATTTGACAAACGATTTACCAAAATAAGAACAACAAGTCAGTTACATCACGACAGCGTTCTTGTTTACTATATTCCAGAAAGTAAAAGTAGTTTAATTAATCAACTTCCAGCAGAAGAAAATTTATTTTCTTTGGGAGATTTAGGTGGCTTAGATGGAGGGTTAGATGACTTGGGAGATTTATCACTTTCCTTTGATGATAATACAGCAAATACAGCTCTTTCCATTAATTATAGAAAAATGGAATATCAGTTTGACAATGTTTTGAATGGAAATATTGCTCCAGATGTAAATTTCATTATCCGTAATGCTGAAAAACTTATTTTACTCAACAAAAATTTAGAAAACTCTCTCTCTACTCGTTTATATTACGATCAAATTCGTTTACGTTATTGGATGGTTGCTCTTTTTTTAATTAATGCTATCGGTATTGGTTTGGGTTATTGGTTTGTTGTCACGACTTCTTTACATCCACTTCTAAAAATTCGTCAGCTTATCAATCGTTTGGCAGCAGGGGATATTTCTCGTACCCTTTTGGCTCGTTCTCATGATGAAGTTGGTAATCTGATTCAAGATTTAAGTCGTTTTTCACAAGGACTAGAGCATATCACAGAATTTGCGACTCAAGTGGGAAAAGGAAATTTTGATGAAGATTTTGAGGTACGAAGCAAAAAAGATACTCTAGGATATGCACTTTTAGAGATGCGAGATGATCTAAAACAAAACGCAGAAGAAGACAAACGTAGAAACTGGGCAAATGAAGGAACAGCAAAATTTTCGGATATTTTGCGCCAACATGCACAAGATATGCAAGCTCTTTCTTATCAACTTATTTCTAATTTAGTTCATTATTTGGAAGCTAATCAAGGTGGAATTTATAGTTTAGAGAAAGAAGGAGATGAAAAGGAGGCAAAAGCACATCTAGTGTTGAAGGCTGCATACGCTTATAACAAACAAAAATTCATACAACAATCTATTCCTATCGAACAAGGACTTTTAGGACAGGCTGTAATGGAAAAAGGACATTTGTATTTTAATCAAATTTCTTCTGATTATATCCGTCTTACTTCTGGATTAGGAGAAGCTACACCAAGTTATTTATTGATTGTTCCTCTGATTTCGAATAATGAAGTACATGGAGTAATTGAAATTGCTTCTTTTCATCCAATTGAAGAATATCAACTTGCCTTTGTTATTAAATTATCTGAAAGCATTGCTGCTACACTTGCTAATGTACGAAGTAATGAACGTACAAAGTTACTCTTAGAAGAATCTCAAATGTATGCTGAACAGATGCGAGCGCAAGAAGAAGAAATGCGTCAGAGCATGGAAGAACTAACAACCACACAAGAAGAATTAGAACGTATTCAAAGAGATTTGAGAGAGCGTTTGGCTAATTATGAAGGGGTTGTCAATAGTACAAAGAGTATGATTTTGGCTCTTGATGAAGAGTATAACATTAAAGTTTTGAACCGTTCGTATGCTGCCATGTTACGAAGATTAAAAGGAACAGAAGTTCCAAATGGCTCAAATATTTTAGAAATACTGACTCAAGAACAGTTAGAATATTGGAAGCCGTATTATGAACGTGCTTTGGGTGGTGAATCATTTACTATGGTTTCGAATATCAAAAATTCTGAATTTGAAGATTTGTATTATGAATTAGAATTTTTCCCTCTCATTGCTACAAGTGGAAAAATTACAGGTTTTGCAATTGTAAATAGAGAAGTAACTTCACTTAATCCTGTTCGATTTACAGAATATGAAGATATTGTTCCAATTGAGTAA
- a CDS encoding OmpA family protein, with amino-acid sequence MKKIIGVVLLLVIHIPFCFPQIGYNEKEFFLNGKEDFKNDKYRSALYYFEEIKLNNTLHQDAKYYAAICKLHLHLQEQSLNELKNVNVMHLKENTHYFYWLAEAYFLNEKFGDALEMLKLYAEQNPKSRIETYDRLLSHLKTALELYQRPKNYLVRNMGQHVNSPFHDFGVSKIPFSDNLIYSSNRLTFKEKITDRYETQIFTLYNAKIEKDGTVEEIEQWNRSESLDSQFSVLQILKYELTSSDKTFLISQNGDLKILKREKGVWQTPQLFSQTLSEEKGVQEYACLSENKKILVFASDYKSKGNYELFVSRREDIKDDFEKPELLEKLNSKSNEVTPFLDKNNTLYFSSNRENTAGGFDVFKADFDTVSNEWINPLLLPYPINSVADDLYFSIDNSNNQSNQLGYFVSNRIKGQGGDDIYEVFFFDSVEVKGQFRERTVDKKPVQDAEIIFKSLNYAIDSVTFQTKTDEEGNYKINIPIYLKDKVKEEAQITANYQTKSNNETVFDIEIRYQNRLAYQDQISLNPYLLAKRNSKNYVINAYLYVEEEDMYKDDNQSENQKLLQKLVDISSIDKSKSIILKNIYYENGNAVLKQESYPMIEEVAEFLIQNPSLNLEIIGHTDNVGSASQNLILSKERAQSVIDFLVEKGVEKARLKANGYGQERPIASNDDEKEGRELNRRIEVRVWD; translated from the coding sequence ATGAAAAAAATAATAGGTGTAGTTTTATTGCTTGTAATACATATTCCGTTTTGTTTCCCACAAATTGGTTACAATGAAAAAGAATTTTTTTTGAATGGAAAAGAAGATTTCAAAAATGACAAATATAGAAGTGCTCTCTATTATTTTGAAGAAATAAAATTAAATAATACTTTACATCAAGATGCAAAATATTATGCTGCTATCTGCAAATTACATTTGCACTTACAAGAACAGTCTTTAAATGAATTAAAGAATGTAAATGTAATGCATCTCAAAGAAAATACACATTATTTTTATTGGTTAGCAGAGGCTTATTTTCTTAATGAAAAGTTTGGGGATGCTTTAGAAATGCTAAAACTTTATGCTGAACAAAATCCAAAAAGTAGAATAGAAACGTATGATAGATTACTTTCTCACCTCAAAACAGCATTAGAACTATATCAAAGACCAAAAAATTATCTTGTCCGAAATATGGGACAACATGTCAATTCGCCTTTTCATGATTTTGGAGTGAGTAAAATTCCTTTTTCTGATAATCTTATTTATAGTAGTAATCGTCTTACTTTTAAAGAAAAAATTACTGATCGTTATGAGACCCAAATATTTACACTCTATAACGCCAAAATAGAAAAAGATGGAACAGTAGAAGAAATTGAGCAGTGGAATAGGTCAGAGTCTTTGGATTCTCAATTTAGTGTATTACAAATTCTGAAATACGAACTTACAAGTAGTGACAAAACTTTTCTTATTTCTCAAAATGGAGATTTAAAAATACTTAAACGTGAAAAAGGAGTTTGGCAGACACCTCAATTATTTTCGCAAACATTGAGTGAAGAAAAAGGAGTTCAGGAATATGCTTGTCTATCAGAAAATAAAAAAATACTTGTTTTTGCTTCAGACTATAAATCAAAAGGAAACTATGAACTTTTTGTATCAAGGAGAGAAGACATAAAAGATGACTTCGAAAAACCTGAATTATTAGAAAAATTGAATTCTAAATCAAATGAAGTAACTCCTTTTTTAGATAAAAACAATACTCTTTATTTTAGTTCGAATAGAGAAAATACGGCAGGAGGTTTTGATGTTTTCAAAGCAGATTTTGATACAGTTTCAAATGAATGGATAAATCCTTTATTACTTCCTTATCCAATAAATAGTGTTGCTGATGATCTTTATTTTAGTATTGATAATTCAAATAACCAAAGCAATCAGTTAGGCTATTTTGTTTCAAACAGAATAAAAGGACAAGGAGGTGATGATATTTATGAAGTTTTCTTTTTTGATTCAGTAGAAGTAAAAGGTCAATTTAGAGAACGAACAGTAGATAAAAAACCAGTTCAAGATGCAGAAATTATTTTTAAAAGTCTAAACTATGCAATAGATAGTGTAACCTTTCAAACTAAAACGGATGAAGAAGGAAATTATAAAATAAATATTCCAATATATTTGAAAGACAAAGTAAAAGAGGAAGCGCAAATAACTGCTAATTATCAAACTAAATCAAATAATGAAACTGTATTTGATATAGAAATTCGCTATCAAAATAGATTAGCTTATCAAGACCAAATTTCATTAAATCCTTATCTTCTTGCAAAGCGAAATTCTAAAAACTATGTAATCAATGCGTACTTATATGTTGAAGAAGAAGATATGTATAAGGATGATAATCAATCAGAAAATCAGAAATTATTACAGAAATTAGTTGATATTTCAAGTATAGATAAAAGTAAAAGTATTATCCTGAAAAATATCTATTATGAAAATGGAAATGCTGTTTTAAAACAAGAATCTTATCCAATGATAGAAGAAGTGGCTGAGTTTCTTATTCAAAACCCATCACTGAACTTAGAAATTATTGGACATACAGATAATGTTGGAAGTGCATCTCAAAATCTTATTTTATCAAAAGAAAGAGCGCAAAGTGTTATTGATTTTTTGGTAGAAAAAGGAGTGGAAAAAGCTAGATTAAAAGCAAACGGTTATGGACAAGAGCGACCAATAGCTAGTAATGATGATGAAAAAGAAGGACGAGAACTAAATCGAAGAATTGAAGTGCGAGTTTGGGATTAG
- a CDS encoding S-adenosylmethionine:tRNA ribosyltransferase-isomerase, with amino-acid sequence MEKINLEDYTYHLPTERIAQNPLARRDSSKLLVYKKGTISHHHFTEITDFLSEEYTLYFNNTKVIPARLLFEKKATQKGQNGKGATIEIFLLHPVLPTADVSEAMLSTEKCTWKCVVGNLKRWKDGLVLERELEIDNQTILIQAKIADRNELLIELEWKNNNPNSTEEIQIPFVDIVEKLGVMPLPPYIKREAKQKDSSTYQTIYSKAAGAVAAPTAGLHFTESVLQSLAKKNIKTNELTLHVGAGTFQPVKKENAGDVATHTMHCEQIVVTKENIKSIIDSEKVASVGTTSMRTLESLYWYGTKILLKNETTFFIEKLEPYSYDSEIKLPSKKESFEAILKYMNDSSQEKLTGETEIFILPSYTFRVCDALVTNFHMPETTLILLVAAFIGKDWEKIYQTALDNNYRFLSYGDSSLLFL; translated from the coding sequence GTGGAAAAGATAAATTTAGAAGACTATACCTATCATTTGCCAACTGAGCGAATTGCCCAAAATCCTTTAGCAAGACGAGATAGTTCAAAACTTTTAGTATATAAAAAGGGTACTATTTCTCATCATCATTTCACAGAAATTACTGATTTTTTGAGTGAAGAGTATACTTTATATTTTAATAATACTAAGGTGATTCCTGCACGTCTTTTATTTGAAAAAAAGGCTACTCAAAAAGGACAAAATGGAAAAGGAGCAACAATAGAAATATTTTTGTTACATCCTGTTTTGCCAACTGCTGATGTTAGTGAAGCCATGCTAAGTACAGAAAAATGTACTTGGAAATGTGTTGTAGGCAATCTTAAAAGGTGGAAAGATGGACTAGTTTTGGAAAGAGAATTAGAAATTGATAATCAAACTATTCTAATTCAGGCAAAAATAGCAGATAGAAATGAGCTTTTGATAGAGTTAGAATGGAAAAATAATAATCCTAATTCAACAGAAGAAATTCAAATTCCTTTTGTAGATATTGTAGAAAAATTAGGTGTCATGCCTTTGCCTCCTTATATAAAAAGAGAAGCAAAACAGAAAGATTCTTCTACTTACCAAACTATTTATAGCAAAGCAGCAGGAGCAGTAGCAGCACCAACAGCAGGACTGCATTTTACTGAAAGTGTCCTTCAAAGTCTTGCAAAGAAAAATATAAAAACAAATGAACTTACTTTGCATGTAGGAGCAGGTACTTTTCAACCTGTTAAAAAAGAAAATGCTGGCGATGTAGCTACACATACAATGCACTGTGAACAGATTGTTGTTACAAAAGAAAATATAAAAAGCATTATTGATTCGGAAAAGGTGGCTTCTGTTGGAACTACATCTATGCGAACTTTGGAGAGTTTGTACTGGTATGGAACAAAAATTTTACTTAAAAATGAAACCACTTTTTTTATAGAAAAATTAGAACCTTATAGCTATGATTCTGAAATAAAATTACCTTCTAAAAAAGAAAGTTTTGAAGCTATTTTAAAGTATATGAATGATTCTAGTCAAGAAAAACTAACAGGCGAAACCGAAATTTTTATTCTTCCTTCTTATACGTTTCGTGTTTGTGATGCGCTAGTTACTAATTTTCATATGCCCGAAACGACACTTATTTTATTGGTAGCTGCTTTTATAGGAAAAGACTGGGAGAAAATTTATCAAACTGCACTTGATAATAACTATCGTTTTTTGAGTTATGGAGATTCTTCTTTGTTGTTTTTGTAG
- a CDS encoding ATP-binding protein gives MKSVLHIKIPSLLENIRIVESFIDNARDKFNLNDDIYGNIMVAVTEAVNNAIIHGNGKDKNKEVDLSLEVGKEKLFFTIKDQGKGFDPDSLPDPTAPENLLTIGGRGIFLVKNLADKVDFLDEGRTVKMTFNVTNSVLN, from the coding sequence ATGAAATCAGTTTTGCACATCAAAATCCCTTCCCTTTTAGAAAATATCCGTATTGTAGAGAGTTTTATAGATAATGCTCGTGATAAATTTAACCTAAATGATGATATATACGGAAATATTATGGTTGCTGTTACCGAAGCTGTTAATAATGCTATCATTCATGGAAATGGAAAAGATAAAAATAAAGAAGTAGATTTGAGTTTGGAAGTAGGAAAAGAAAAGTTGTTTTTTACAATTAAAGACCAAGGAAAAGGATTTGATCCAGATTCACTTCCAGATCCAACTGCACCAGAAAACCTTTTGACCATAGGAGGAAGAGGAATCTTTTTAGTAAAAAATCTAGCTGATAAAGTTGATTTTTTAGACGAAGGAAGAACTGTCAAGATGACTTTTAACGTAACCAACTCCGTTTTAAATTAA
- the yidD gene encoding membrane protein insertion efficiency factor YidD, translated as MQKAISRFFSYVFLAIVRFYQYFISPMLPPRCRYTPTCSVYMVESIKKHGAFRGGWKGLKRIGKCHPWGGSGYDPVD; from the coding sequence ATACAAAAAGCTATTTCCCGTTTCTTTTCTTATGTATTTTTAGCAATAGTTCGGTTCTATCAATATTTTATTTCTCCTATGCTTCCTCCTCGTTGTCGTTACACGCCTACGTGTTCGGTATATATGGTAGAATCTATCAAAAAACATGGAGCATTTAGAGGAGGCTGGAAGGGATTAAAACGGATTGGAAAGTGTCATCCTTGGGGTGGAAGTGGATACGACCCAGTAGATTAG
- a CDS encoding Do family serine endopeptidase, whose protein sequence is MKRIGLFFIALLSAIVGGGVALGVYLNFFLPQNQVNFTNTNQPFLQTGYGNPDPVNPTFSPQNINFVEAAKKATPAVVHIQTFGNPALMSNRQQNSMEDLFRDFFGQQLPDRNQNQNEVRMGSGSGVIIEEGGYIVTNNHVVENATRIDVIMNNQKSYTAELIGTDPSTDLAVLKIDADEDLKPMTFGNSDALQVGEWVLAVGNPFDLTSTVTAGIVSAKARNINILRRKDGLGVEAFIQTDAAVNPGNSGGALVNSNGELVGINTAIASTTGSFAGYSFAVPIGIVQKVYTDLKKHGIVQRGLLGVQIRDVTADLSKELNLSVVRGIYVAGVTEKSGAIEAGLERGDVIIEVDGVQVNTSAQLQERIARKRPGDKVKVVYLRNGNERNTNVELKNSLGTTDLITNEAGKMMKIESLGIEIQNISPEMATKIGTTGVKIASIKAGKFKEAQVPEGFVITHIDKEKVETSADVIRLLEGKNGGVLIEGFHPTGRRGFFAIAM, encoded by the coding sequence ATGAAACGAATAGGATTATTTTTTATCGCCTTACTTTCTGCTATTGTAGGTGGAGGAGTTGCATTAGGCGTTTATTTGAACTTTTTTCTTCCACAAAACCAAGTTAATTTTACAAATACAAACCAACCATTTCTACAGACAGGTTATGGAAATCCAGACCCAGTAAATCCTACTTTTTCGCCTCAAAATATCAATTTTGTGGAAGCAGCCAAAAAAGCTACACCAGCAGTAGTTCACATTCAAACCTTTGGAAATCCTGCTTTGATGAGTAATCGTCAGCAAAACTCAATGGAAGACTTATTTAGAGATTTTTTTGGACAGCAATTGCCTGATAGAAATCAAAATCAAAATGAAGTTAGAATGGGTTCAGGTTCAGGAGTTATTATCGAAGAAGGTGGTTATATCGTAACTAATAATCATGTTGTAGAAAATGCTACACGTATTGATGTAATTATGAATAATCAGAAAAGTTATACGGCAGAACTTATTGGAACAGATCCAAGTACAGATTTGGCAGTTTTAAAAATTGATGCTGATGAAGATTTGAAACCAATGACTTTTGGTAATTCAGATGCCTTACAAGTCGGAGAGTGGGTACTTGCAGTTGGAAATCCATTTGACCTTACTTCTACTGTAACAGCAGGAATTGTGAGTGCAAAAGCTAGAAACATTAATATCTTGCGTCGTAAAGATGGTTTAGGTGTTGAGGCTTTTATACAAACTGATGCAGCCGTAAACCCAGGTAATAGTGGTGGTGCATTAGTAAACTCAAATGGAGAATTAGTAGGAATAAATACAGCTATTGCTTCTACCACAGGTTCTTTTGCAGGATATTCATTTGCTGTTCCTATCGGAATTGTTCAGAAAGTATACACAGATTTGAAAAAACACGGAATTGTTCAGCGTGGACTTCTAGGTGTTCAGATTAGAGATGTAACAGCAGACCTTTCTAAAGAATTAAATTTATCAGTTGTTCGTGGAATTTATGTTGCTGGCGTAACAGAAAAAAGTGGAGCAATAGAAGCAGGATTAGAAAGAGGTGATGTAATTATTGAAGTAGATGGCGTACAAGTAAACACTTCGGCACAGCTTCAAGAACGCATTGCACGTAAACGTCCAGGAGATAAAGTAAAAGTAGTTTATCTTAGAAATGGAAACGAGCGAAATACAAATGTAGAACTCAAAAATAGCTTGGGAACAACCGACCTTATAACTAATGAAGCTGGAAAGATGATGAAAATTGAATCTTTAGGAATAGAAATTCAAAATATCTCTCCAGAAATGGCTACAAAAATTGGTACAACAGGTGTAAAAATAGCTTCTATTAAAGCAGGAAAGTTTAAAGAAGCTCAAGTTCCTGAAGGTTTTGTTATTACGCACATTGATAAAGAAAAAGTAGAAACTTCAGCCGATGTAATCCGACTTTTAGAAGGAAAAAATGGAGGTGTATTAATTGAAGGCTTCCATCCGACAGGTAGAAGAGGATTTTTTGCTATTGCAATGTAA